In the Hordeum vulgare subsp. vulgare chromosome 7H, MorexV3_pseudomolecules_assembly, whole genome shotgun sequence genome, one interval contains:
- the LOC123407764 gene encoding uncharacterized protein LOC123407764 yields MADRAAPARLARTAQDIGRHSLLSKGPDPAQPPQARKMIPRLSLRLVPPPPPPHAGTTVLHRLLRGLCTTEAPPKTPPSPLSPSELDTISALIPRLISEGQVPAAGRLLSAALLLPGSPERLPFPPLAEHLASLPTLTPAFALLTALRHHPIRPSPLPLATPLLGHLLAMRRAREAASVLRWLCRPDSPRRPDDATYGIAVAGFCRLEDPKSALVALGEMASDGVRPTQELQEAVRDAMLQDARIEEAWALEEAMRLPESKKTVEMVDKLLGAWED; encoded by the coding sequence ATGGCGGACCGTGCCGCGCCGGCTCGTTTGGCCAGGACTGCCCAAGACATCGGGAGACATTCTCTACTATCCAAGGGCCCTGACCCGGCCCAACCCCCGCAAGCCCGTAAGATGATTCCCCGCCTATCGCTCCGCctcgtgccgccgccgccgccaccgcacgCCGGCACGACTGTCCTCCACCGTCTCCTTCGTGGCCTCTGCACAACGGAAGCGCCTCCCAagacccctccctcccccctctccccGTCCGAGCTCGACACCATCTCCGCGCTCATCCCGCGGCTCATCTCCGAGGGCCAGGTCCCCGCCGCCGGCCGTCTCCTCTCCGCGGCGCTCCTCCTGCCCGGCTCCCCGGAGCGCCTCCCCTTCCCCCCGCTCGCCGAGCACCTCGCCTCCCTGCCCACCCTCACCCCGGCCTTCGCCCTCCTCACCGCCCTCCGCCACCATCCCATCCGCCCCTCGCCGCTCCCGCTCGCCACCCCGCTCCTCGGCCACCTCCTCGCGATGCGCCGCGCACGCGAGGCCGCCTCCGTGCTCCGCTGGCTCTGCCGCCCCGACTCCCCGCGCCGGCCGGACGACGCCACCTACGGCATCGCCGTCGCGGGGTTCTGCAGGCTCGAGGACCCCAAGAGCGCGCTCGTCGCCCTCGGCGAGATGGCCTCCGACGGGGTGCGGCCCACGCAGGAGCTGCAGGAGGCGGTGCGGGACGCAATGCTGCAggacgcgaggatcgaggaggcgTGGGCGCTGGAGGAGGCCATGCGGCTGCCGGAGTCCAAGAAGACGGTGGAGATGGTCGACAAGCTTCTTGGAGCGTGGGAAGACTGA